The following coding sequences lie in one Flavobacterium sediminis genomic window:
- a CDS encoding DUF5916 domain-containing protein, which yields MLNNLKFNILLYFLCSFSALSQDNPEEIRKKTLQTRKISSSISIDGHLNEKEWENAETATNFVMYSPDNGKPIDQTKKTIVKILYDNNAIYIGAVLHDDEPDKILKEITERDNFGTSDSFGVYINGYNDGQQDFRFFVTAAGGQADCLATEQNGEDYSWNAIWESAAKITDSGWTVEMKIPYAALRFSAEEKQTWGINFVRELKRYRQTYTWNFVNSQIGAVIQQAGLLKGISNIKTPTRLFFIPYTSGYLSTDKENTDFEFKGGLDIKYGINDAFTLDAILIPDFGQTKYDNVVLNLGPFEQQFNENRPFFTEGTDLFSKGNLLYSRRIGSVPNLSITLDENETIDQYPASVNLLNAVKISGRDKNGLGIGFLNAVTEKTMATAYNETTGTSREVEIAPLTNYNVTVLDQRFNKNSSVTLINTNVMRNGSFRDANVLGLLFDLNTKKNTFNLSGDLKMSSLYELENTNGYNTSLYLGETSGKVRFSSGINYVSKDFDNNDLGINFQTNYTSWSGNANYRILNPNKTFNTFRVDLNSYMQYNNTTGKIQSNNFNINVSTTNKDNHYFGGGIDYNPFKNYDYYEPRTDGRYLVLPDSYGAWVYFSSNYNYKFALDINPYFTNTSEKNRNEYGITISPRYRFSDKFSFIYSFDIYKQQKNVGYIDSDETAIYLAKRDRDTYTNSITSKYSIKPNMNFALSVRHYWSYAENKNIYSLNEDGTLTENSSYTANKNSNFSTWNMDLSYSWWFAPGSQLSILYRNNANAFSRDIDKDFGNNLSGILKDNLQHIFSISIRYYIDYNQAKNWFSKA from the coding sequence ATGCTTAATAACTTAAAATTCAACATATTATTATATTTTCTATGTTCTTTTTCTGCTCTTTCCCAAGATAATCCAGAAGAAATAAGAAAAAAAACGCTTCAAACCCGAAAGATCAGTTCTTCCATTTCTATCGATGGCCATTTAAACGAAAAAGAATGGGAAAATGCCGAAACCGCTACTAATTTTGTAATGTACTCTCCTGATAACGGAAAACCCATAGATCAAACTAAAAAAACAATCGTTAAGATCCTTTATGATAATAACGCCATATACATTGGTGCTGTTTTACACGATGACGAACCTGATAAAATTTTAAAAGAAATCACGGAACGGGATAATTTCGGAACTTCTGATTCCTTTGGCGTTTATATCAACGGATATAACGACGGACAGCAGGATTTTCGCTTTTTTGTTACCGCTGCCGGCGGACAGGCTGACTGTTTAGCTACAGAACAAAACGGAGAAGACTATTCCTGGAACGCAATCTGGGAAAGTGCTGCTAAAATAACCGATTCCGGATGGACAGTAGAGATGAAAATCCCGTATGCTGCCTTGCGATTTTCAGCTGAAGAAAAACAAACTTGGGGAATCAACTTTGTGAGGGAACTGAAACGTTACCGCCAGACCTACACTTGGAACTTCGTCAATTCGCAAATCGGAGCTGTCATACAACAAGCCGGACTACTCAAAGGCATTTCTAATATAAAAACACCGACCCGTTTGTTCTTTATCCCTTATACCTCAGGTTACTTGAGTACCGATAAAGAAAATACTGATTTTGAATTTAAAGGAGGATTAGATATCAAATACGGAATCAATGATGCTTTCACGCTTGATGCTATTCTGATCCCGGATTTCGGACAAACCAAATATGATAATGTTGTCCTAAATCTAGGACCGTTTGAACAGCAATTCAATGAAAATCGCCCTTTTTTCACAGAAGGTACTGATCTATTCAGTAAAGGTAATTTACTCTATAGCAGAAGAATCGGATCCGTTCCTAACCTTAGCATAACCTTAGACGAAAACGAAACAATTGACCAATATCCGGCCTCAGTGAATTTATTAAATGCCGTTAAGATTTCCGGACGGGATAAAAATGGCCTGGGCATCGGGTTCCTGAATGCTGTTACCGAAAAAACTATGGCTACTGCTTATAATGAAACAACAGGTACCTCCCGAGAGGTTGAAATTGCCCCGTTAACCAATTATAATGTTACGGTTTTAGACCAACGCTTCAACAAAAATTCATCTGTTACCCTGATCAATACAAATGTTATGCGTAACGGTTCTTTCAGAGATGCTAATGTTCTGGGACTTTTATTTGACTTGAATACAAAAAAGAACACATTCAATCTTTCCGGAGATCTTAAAATGAGTAGTCTTTATGAGCTTGAAAACACAAACGGCTATAACACCTCATTATATTTAGGCGAAACAAGCGGAAAAGTACGCTTTTCATCCGGTATTAATTATGTTTCAAAAGATTTCGACAACAATGACCTAGGAATAAACTTCCAGACTAATTACACTTCCTGGTCCGGCAATGCTAATTACAGAATTTTAAACCCAAATAAAACATTTAACACTTTCCGGGTTGACCTCAACTCTTATATGCAGTACAACAACACGACGGGAAAGATCCAATCAAACAATTTTAATATCAATGTAAGTACAACAAACAAAGACAATCACTATTTTGGAGGAGGTATCGACTACAATCCTTTTAAGAATTATGATTACTACGAACCGAGAACAGACGGTCGTTATTTAGTTTTGCCGGACAGTTATGGCGCATGGGTATATTTTTCTTCTAACTATAATTACAAATTTGCACTTGATATCAATCCTTATTTCACTAATACTTCTGAAAAAAACCGAAATGAATACGGCATAACCATCAGTCCGCGCTATCGTTTCAGTGATAAATTTTCATTCATCTATTCTTTTGATATCTACAAACAACAAAAAAATGTAGGTTATATAGATTCAGATGAAACTGCTATTTATTTAGCCAAGAGAGACCGGGACACCTATACCAATTCCATCACCAGTAAATATTCCATTAAACCCAATATGAATTTTGCACTTTCCGTAAGACATTATTGGTCCTATGCTGAAAACAAAAATATCTACAGCCTGAATGAAGACGGAACCCTAACAGAAAATAGTTCTTACACTGCAAATAAGAACTCTAATTTCAGCACATGGAATATGGATTTGTCGTATTCTTGGTGGTTTGCTCCCGGCAGTCAGCTTTCCATACTTTACCGAAATAATGCCAATGCTTTCAGCAGAGACATCGATAAAGATTTTGGCAACAATCTATCCGGAATCCTAAAAGATAATTTACAGCATATTTTTTCAATCAGCATTCGTTATTACATTGATTACAATCAGGCAAAAAACTGGTTCAGCAAAGCCTGA
- a CDS encoding murein L,D-transpeptidase catalytic domain family protein: MSFAPVFREKGVLENRVTIVDASDNGTDPKLVAENKKASFEAKCKSFYTSIDSTSYELPQYESFTKAFEGYEQLKNQGKIKNEYLTIVDFSLSSKEDRMWVIDMVNKKVVLQTLVAHGRNSGEDMATKFSNQSESYQSSLGFYITGETYQGKHGLSLRLDGVEYGINDNARDRAVVIHGADYVSESFVKSYGRLGRSQGCPAVSYEVHDKLIELIKDKSCLFIYHPSRNYVVKSKLVS, from the coding sequence ATGTCGTTTGCTCCCGTTTTCAGAGAAAAAGGAGTTTTAGAGAATAGAGTTACAATTGTTGACGCTTCGGATAATGGTACTGATCCCAAATTAGTAGCGGAAAATAAAAAAGCTTCTTTTGAGGCTAAATGTAAATCTTTTTACACTTCGATTGATAGTACTTCTTATGAGTTGCCACAATACGAAAGCTTTACAAAAGCTTTTGAAGGTTATGAGCAATTGAAAAATCAAGGAAAAATAAAAAATGAATATTTGACTATCGTCGATTTTAGCCTATCGTCAAAAGAAGATAGAATGTGGGTTATTGATATGGTAAACAAAAAAGTGGTTTTACAAACGTTAGTGGCACATGGTAGAAATTCAGGAGAAGATATGGCAACTAAGTTTTCAAATCAATCAGAATCTTATCAAAGCAGTTTAGGTTTTTATATTACAGGGGAAACTTATCAGGGAAAACACGGTTTGTCATTGCGTTTGGACGGAGTAGAATACGGAATAAATGACAATGCCCGCGACAGAGCAGTAGTAATTCACGGAGCAGATTATGTTTCAGAGTCTTTTGTGAAGTCTTATGGAAGGTTAGGAAGAAGCCAAGGTTGTCCGGCGGTTTCTTATGAGGTGCACGATAAATTGATTGAATTGATCAAGGATAAATCGTGTTTGTTCATCTACCATCCTTCCAGAAATTATGTAGTAAAATCAAAATTAGTTTCGTAA
- a CDS encoding L,D-transpeptidase family protein: MPLKNYFLYVSVFIVLSCNKNNTLATSEDDALLKDQETEEIARPIPETLLEHKSDSIRLYYHLFRNKEIWYNSINRKALLSEIENCGKDGLFSKDYEFAKLSELEKKHSELNDDESIAYDFLLTEMFEKLAHHLHGGKLNPKKIYDDWDLNPKKIALSKRLEKAIMEKQVSQLFDSLKPQHYVYSTIKKSLVLLNAFPDTDFKKIQLAKKIELNDTIDVMINIKKRLAYWNDYKPKDSIITAVYDSITYLAVKKFQNRHGLIPDGVIGNGTIKALNYSKSERREQIFANLERWKWFPDDFGSDYLIANLPEYKIYYIVNKDTISVHNIVVGKPSRKTPVLTSKLSNFVFNPTWTVPPTIIKEDLTPSASKNREYFERNRITIFNKSGEVIAPSDWNPEKAKTFRYVQTSGYNNSLGLVKFNFPNRHLVYLHDTNHRDYFSRETRALSSGCVRIEKPLDLAEMILKKEDAKKWNRTEIDSILSKKNSRIVNLNSTVNVFFLYWTNWSKSNQLYFCNDMYGYDKKLFELLRN, translated from the coding sequence ATGCCGCTAAAAAATTACTTTTTATACGTTTCTGTATTTATAGTCCTGAGTTGTAACAAGAATAACACTTTAGCAACTTCAGAAGATGATGCTTTACTGAAAGATCAAGAAACGGAAGAGATTGCAAGACCGATTCCTGAAACACTTTTAGAACACAAAAGTGACTCTATTCGATTGTATTATCATTTATTCCGAAACAAAGAGATCTGGTATAACAGCATTAACAGAAAAGCATTGCTGTCCGAAATTGAGAATTGTGGCAAGGATGGTTTGTTTTCTAAAGATTATGAATTCGCAAAACTTTCTGAATTAGAAAAAAAACATTCTGAACTGAATGATGACGAGAGTATCGCATACGATTTTCTACTCACAGAAATGTTTGAAAAATTAGCGCATCATTTACATGGCGGTAAATTAAATCCGAAAAAAATATATGATGACTGGGATCTGAACCCGAAAAAAATTGCATTATCTAAAAGATTAGAGAAAGCTATTATGGAAAAACAAGTCTCTCAACTTTTCGATTCTCTGAAACCGCAACATTACGTTTACAGTACTATTAAAAAAAGCTTAGTCCTTTTAAATGCTTTTCCTGACACTGACTTTAAAAAGATTCAATTGGCTAAAAAAATTGAATTAAACGATACTATTGACGTTATGATCAACATCAAAAAAAGATTGGCGTATTGGAATGACTACAAACCCAAAGACAGCATCATCACTGCGGTCTATGATTCAATTACTTATTTAGCCGTAAAAAAATTTCAAAACCGTCACGGACTAATTCCAGACGGAGTAATAGGCAACGGCACTATTAAGGCTCTTAACTATTCTAAAAGCGAACGAAGAGAACAGATTTTTGCTAATTTAGAACGCTGGAAATGGTTTCCTGATGATTTTGGCAGTGATTATCTAATCGCTAATTTACCGGAATATAAGATCTACTATATCGTAAACAAAGATACAATCTCAGTACACAATATTGTAGTCGGAAAACCATCACGTAAAACTCCGGTCTTAACCTCTAAACTTTCAAACTTTGTATTTAACCCTACTTGGACGGTTCCTCCGACTATTATAAAAGAAGATCTGACGCCTTCAGCCTCAAAAAATAGAGAATATTTTGAACGAAACAGGATTACTATCTTTAATAAAAGCGGAGAAGTTATAGCGCCTTCTGACTGGAATCCTGAAAAAGCCAAAACCTTTAGATATGTACAAACATCCGGTTACAACAATTCTTTAGGATTAGTGAAATTTAATTTCCCCAACCGCCATCTGGTATATCTACATGATACCAATCACAGGGATTATTTCTCAAGAGAGACCAGGGCCTTGAGTTCGGGGTGTGTACGAATTGAAAAACCTTTGGATCTTGCTGAAATGATTTTAAAGAAAGAAGATGCTAAGAAATGGAACAGGACTGAGATCGACTCTATTTTAAGCAAAAAAAACAGTAGAATTGTCAACTTAAATTCTACTGTTAATGTGTTTTTCCTGTACTGGACAAATTGGTCAAAAAGCAATCAACTTTATTTCTGTAATGATATGTACGGTTACGACAAAAAATTATTTGAACTATTACGAAACTAA
- the pepE gene encoding dipeptidase PepE encodes MRNLIIASTSTLHQGDYLDYLLPELKNHFASTETIVFIPYARPGGISHDAYTEKARQAFNTIGKKIIGLHEFTNPIEGIQKAEGIFTGGGNTFLLVSELYRTKVIDALEEKLKTGTPYLGTSAGSNICGLTMGTTNDMPIVYPPSFRTLGMVPFNINPHYLDPDTNSTHMGETRETRINEFHQFNPQPVIGLREGSWLNVKGDKIILKGNLKARWFTTNRPAIEVDPETEINTLLT; translated from the coding sequence ATGAGGAATCTAATCATAGCAAGTACCTCCACTTTACATCAAGGAGATTATTTAGACTATTTATTGCCTGAACTCAAAAATCATTTTGCCTCGACAGAAACCATCGTTTTTATTCCTTACGCCCGTCCGGGAGGTATTTCACACGATGCCTATACGGAAAAAGCAAGACAAGCTTTTAACACAATAGGCAAGAAAATAATAGGACTACACGAGTTTACCAACCCGATTGAAGGCATTCAAAAAGCTGAAGGGATTTTTACCGGTGGCGGCAATACTTTTTTATTAGTAAGTGAACTGTATCGTACTAAAGTCATTGATGCATTAGAAGAAAAACTAAAAACCGGAACACCCTATTTAGGTACCAGTGCCGGCAGTAACATTTGTGGCTTAACGATGGGAACCACTAACGACATGCCCATTGTATATCCTCCAAGCTTCAGAACATTAGGCATGGTTCCTTTTAATATCAATCCACATTATCTGGATCCGGACACAAATTCTACCCACATGGGCGAAACCCGGGAAACCCGCATCAATGAGTTTCATCAGTTTAATCCCCAACCTGTAATCGGTCTACGGGAAGGGAGCTGGCTAAACGTTAAAGGAGACAAAATTATTTTAAAAGGAAATTTAAAAGCCCGTTGGTTTACAACCAATCGTCCGGCAATTGAAGTAGATCCTGAAACTGAAATCAATACTTTATTGACATAA
- a CDS encoding carboxypeptidase-like regulatory domain-containing protein — translation MIKLLLKLTLLIFTSVFSLQAQEKERKVLKGRIVSDSTDVENVTVMNKTTGLAVMTDFDGKFSIRAREKDTLLFKAVSFVSKVYIVTESDFWVEEFEIRLHYKINELNEVVVTPYSLTGDLKEDTKRIKVYAPDLSGIDYATLVFSDDKYSPVKNEALPSTFSPLSGVNFLALFNMLLPNAKKKDTRAERMERDRRRELLSHSFYDLLLSRYSQNFIVQNFKIPQNEINLFVAFAQPDNEKMFHLMKPENEIQLIEYLIKKSEEYKRNKTEEKATNTEYEKK, via the coding sequence ATGATAAAACTACTACTCAAATTAACATTACTAATTTTTACATCTGTTTTTAGTTTACAAGCTCAGGAAAAAGAGCGAAAAGTCTTGAAAGGCAGAATTGTTTCTGATTCAACAGATGTTGAAAATGTTACGGTTATGAATAAGACAACAGGCTTAGCCGTTATGACCGATTTTGACGGGAAGTTTTCGATTAGAGCAAGAGAAAAAGATACGCTTTTGTTCAAAGCGGTTAGTTTTGTGTCTAAAGTTTACATTGTTACAGAAAGTGATTTTTGGGTAGAAGAATTTGAAATTCGATTGCATTATAAAATTAATGAATTAAATGAAGTTGTAGTAACGCCTTATAGTTTAACAGGTGATCTGAAGGAAGATACAAAGCGGATCAAAGTTTATGCACCGGATTTAAGTGGGATCGATTATGCTACACTTGTTTTTTCAGATGATAAATATAGTCCTGTGAAAAATGAGGCATTGCCTTCTACATTTAGCCCGTTGAGTGGTGTTAATTTTTTGGCTCTTTTCAATATGTTACTTCCGAACGCTAAGAAAAAAGACACCAGAGCTGAGAGGATGGAGAGAGACCGAAGGAGAGAGTTGTTGTCTCATTCTTTTTACGATTTGTTGCTGAGTAGGTATTCGCAAAATTTTATAGTTCAGAATTTTAAAATACCACAAAATGAAATTAACTTGTTCGTTGCTTTTGCTCAACCGGATAATGAGAAAATGTTTCATTTGATGAAGCCTGAGAACGAAATACAATTGATAGAGTATCTGATCAAAAAATCAGAAGAATACAAACGTAACAAAACGGAAGAAAAAGCTACTAATACAGAATATGAAAAAAAATAG
- a CDS encoding DUF6702 family protein — translation MKKNRIALTFFCAVLALLSFRGLHKFYVSVTQVDYNQTKGRIEISSRIFIDDLEKVLDKKYNQKLNLATRQESSKAKELIAQYVTEKMSVLVNHKEKKLIFLGSEYEDDVLICYLKVDYSEKITTFDLYNSLLTEFFSEQQNIVHTNINKVKKSFLLTLSDKTAHIEY, via the coding sequence ATGAAAAAAAATAGAATAGCACTCACTTTTTTTTGTGCGGTTCTGGCATTGTTGTCATTTAGAGGTTTGCACAAATTTTATGTGTCAGTAACGCAAGTTGATTATAACCAAACGAAAGGAAGAATCGAAATATCGTCCCGGATCTTTATTGATGATCTGGAAAAAGTATTGGATAAAAAGTACAATCAAAAGTTAAATTTGGCGACCCGACAAGAGTCGTCTAAAGCAAAAGAATTAATAGCGCAATACGTAACTGAAAAGATGTCGGTTTTAGTGAATCACAAAGAAAAGAAACTCATTTTTTTAGGTTCCGAATATGAAGATGATGTGTTAATTTGCTATCTTAAAGTGGATTATTCTGAAAAAATAACTACTTTCGACCTTTATAACAGTTTGTTGACAGAGTTCTTTTCAGAACAGCAAAATATTGTACATACCAATATTAATAAAGTGAAAAAAAGCTTTTTGTTAACATTAAGCGATAAAACAGCCCATATAGAATATTAA
- a CDS encoding M1 family metallopeptidase, protein MKKNFLFSAALVFMASIAIAQETKTEENRKPGHYNENKFRQMYEEMATPNMFRTASGAPGPAYYQQKADYKINVELDDKNTKLFGTETITYHNNSPENLEYLWVQLDQNMRAPESKTPLVESQRMSPALTPDRFAKQFMEEPFQGGFHIDYVKDAKGNAMSYTINQTMMRINLAQPLKSGDKISFAIKWWYNINNYQVDGGRSGYEQFEDGNRLYVIAQFYPRMAVYNDVEGWQNMQFWGRGEFALPFGDFEVNITVPADHIMEATGELQNRKDVFTKEQQNRWELAQKTYDKPVVIVTQAEAEQTEKGFSDKKKTWKFKAKSVRDFGFSTSRKFILDAMAVKLETTTPMAISLYPKEANPLWGEYSTRAVAHTLKTYSHFTFDFPYPKAVSVSAQDQGMEYPMICWNFGRPDKDGNYTDRVKYGMLGVIIHEVGHNFFPMIVNSDERQWTWMDEGLNTFVEYLTEKSFDPNFPLDRGPADKIVPYMRGNQDFISPIMSNSENIFQFGNNAYGKPATGLNILRETIMGHELFDYAFKTYANRWKFKHPTPEDFFRTMEDASAVDLDWFWRGWFYSTDYVDLGVKDVKQYYVSLEPTEEMKNFAARRGRFLRDMGPFIYLVDETNKEFNPVTKKPFEVKDVQMLEDYLDKNLTTEEKAALNKAPKYFYEVEFEKPGGMIMPIIAELHFEDGSTELHTFPAQIWRRNNETAKRVFATDKKIVKIQLDPNLETADIDVSNNMWPKEELPSKFDELDKK, encoded by the coding sequence ATGAAAAAGAATTTTTTATTTTCAGCTGCTTTAGTTTTTATGGCCTCGATTGCTATAGCACAGGAAACTAAAACAGAGGAAAACAGAAAACCCGGACATTACAACGAAAACAAGTTTCGTCAAATGTACGAAGAGATGGCTACCCCTAATATGTTCAGAACAGCATCAGGAGCTCCGGGGCCAGCTTATTATCAGCAAAAGGCTGATTACAAAATAAATGTGGAATTAGATGATAAGAACACGAAGCTTTTCGGTACAGAAACAATTACGTATCATAATAATTCGCCTGAAAATTTAGAATATTTATGGGTGCAGTTAGATCAGAATATGCGTGCTCCGGAATCAAAAACACCATTGGTGGAAAGCCAAAGAATGAGTCCGGCATTAACTCCTGACCGATTTGCAAAGCAATTTATGGAAGAGCCTTTTCAGGGAGGTTTTCATATCGATTATGTAAAAGATGCTAAAGGAAATGCAATGAGTTATACCATCAATCAAACGATGATGCGTATTAATCTGGCTCAGCCTTTAAAATCAGGAGATAAAATTTCATTTGCTATCAAATGGTGGTATAATATTAACAATTATCAGGTTGACGGAGGGCGTTCAGGTTATGAGCAGTTTGAGGACGGTAACCGCTTGTATGTAATTGCACAATTCTACCCGAGAATGGCTGTCTATAATGATGTGGAAGGTTGGCAAAATATGCAGTTTTGGGGAAGAGGAGAATTTGCGTTACCATTCGGAGATTTTGAAGTAAATATCACCGTTCCGGCAGATCATATCATGGAAGCAACTGGAGAGTTACAAAACCGCAAAGATGTATTCACTAAGGAACAACAAAATCGTTGGGAGTTAGCGCAAAAGACATACGATAAGCCTGTAGTGATTGTAACACAAGCAGAAGCAGAACAAACGGAAAAAGGTTTTTCCGATAAAAAGAAAACGTGGAAATTTAAAGCTAAAAGCGTTCGTGATTTCGGGTTCTCAACATCCAGAAAATTTATTTTAGATGCAATGGCAGTAAAGTTGGAAACAACAACCCCTATGGCAATTTCGCTATATCCTAAAGAAGCGAATCCGCTTTGGGGAGAATATTCGACAAGAGCTGTGGCACATACCTTAAAAACATATTCTCATTTTACATTTGATTTTCCGTATCCGAAAGCCGTATCCGTATCTGCTCAGGATCAGGGAATGGAATATCCGATGATCTGTTGGAATTTCGGACGTCCTGATAAAGACGGAAACTATACTGATAGAGTAAAATACGGAATGTTAGGAGTAATTATCCATGAAGTAGGACACAATTTCTTTCCGATGATCGTTAATTCGGATGAGAGACAATGGACATGGATGGACGAAGGATTGAATACCTTTGTGGAGTATTTAACCGAGAAATCGTTCGACCCTAATTTTCCTTTAGACAGAGGACCGGCTGATAAAATTGTACCTTATATGAGAGGAAATCAGGATTTTATTTCTCCGATCATGTCAAACTCTGAAAACATTTTTCAATTCGGGAATAATGCTTACGGTAAACCGGCAACAGGTTTAAACATCTTGAGAGAAACAATCATGGGACATGAGTTGTTTGACTATGCTTTTAAAACCTATGCAAACCGTTGGAAGTTCAAACACCCGACACCGGAAGATTTCTTCAGAACAATGGAAGACGCATCAGCAGTTGATTTGGATTGGTTCTGGAGAGGATGGTTCTATTCTACAGATTATGTAGATTTAGGAGTTAAGGATGTAAAACAATATTATGTTTCACTAGAGCCTACAGAGGAGATGAAAAACTTTGCGGCACGTAGAGGAAGATTTTTACGTGATATGGGGCCTTTTATTTATTTGGTAGACGAAACGAATAAAGAATTTAATCCGGTAACAAAAAAACCGTTTGAGGTTAAAGATGTTCAGATGTTAGAGGATTATTTAGATAAGAACCTTACAACTGAGGAGAAAGCAGCTTTGAACAAAGCACCGAAATATTTTTATGAAGTCGAATTTGAAAAACCGGGAGGAATGATCATGCCGATTATCGCAGAATTGCATTTTGAAGACGGATCAACGGAGTTGCATACCTTTCCGGCACAGATTTGGAGAAGAAACAATGAAACGGCAAAAAGAGTTTTTGCAACAGATAAAAAAATTGTAAAAATCCAATTAGACCCGAATTTAGAAACTGCAGATATAGATGTTTCAAACAACATGTGGCCAAAAGAAGAGTTGCCGTCTAAATTTGATGAATTAGATAAAAAATAA
- a CDS encoding Sec-independent protein translocase subunit TatA/TatB — protein sequence MFGIGGSELIFIIFVVLMLFGSDKIPEFARSLGKGMAQIKNATNEIKSEIQKGTKDTGLDMNSLTGGITDEIKKAKEEINKSVNPLSNITSDIEKPIQQAKEDIENMTGPIKRQL from the coding sequence ATGTTTGGAATTGGTGGAAGCGAGCTTATTTTTATCATATTTGTGGTATTAATGCTTTTCGGATCAGATAAGATCCCAGAATTTGCCCGTTCCTTAGGTAAGGGAATGGCGCAAATTAAAAATGCAACCAATGAGATCAAAAGCGAAATTCAGAAAGGAACCAAAGATACCGGTTTAGATATGAATTCGCTGACAGGAGGTATTACAGATGAAATAAAAAAAGCAAAAGAAGAAATTAATAAATCCGTTAACCCGTTAAGCAATATTACTTCAGATATTGAAAAACCTATTCAGCAGGCAAAAGAAGATATTGAGAATATGACCGGGCCGATAAAAAGACAACTCTAA
- a CDS encoding phosphatase PAP2 family protein: protein MEHILSLDKELFVYLNGLGSEAFDPFWKIITKQFYWAPVFLLIFYAMQRKVGWKNLGIIVLFLAVLITFTDQTTNLFKNHFQRLRPCNDPEIKDFIRIVVHRSSYSFFSGHAASSMSSTMFIVLILRKYYKYAFLLFLFPLIFAYSRIYLGLHFPGDILTGYVFGGLSGAVFFKLYQLFQKRTGDRFKLPD from the coding sequence TTGGAACATATCCTTTCTCTTGACAAAGAATTATTCGTTTACCTAAATGGATTAGGTTCAGAAGCATTTGATCCTTTCTGGAAGATCATAACCAAACAATTTTACTGGGCACCCGTTTTCTTGTTGATTTTTTATGCGATGCAAAGAAAAGTAGGTTGGAAAAATCTGGGGATTATTGTTTTGTTTCTGGCAGTACTGATTACTTTTACTGACCAAACCACCAATTTGTTCAAGAATCATTTTCAACGCTTACGTCCCTGCAACGATCCCGAAATAAAAGATTTTATCCGAATCGTAGTCCATAGGAGTTCTTATAGTTTCTTTTCAGGACATGCAGCAAGTTCAATGTCGAGTACCATGTTCATTGTTCTTATTCTTAGAAAATATTATAAATACGCCTTTTTATTATTCTTATTTCCGTTAATATTTGCCTACAGTCGCATCTATTTAGGATTGCATTTTCCGGGAGATATCCTGACAGGATATGTTTTCGGAGGTCTTTCTGGTGCAGTATTTTTTAAGTTGTACCAATTGTTTCAAAAACGAACAGGTGATCGTTTTAAACTACCCGACTAA
- a CDS encoding O-methyltransferase: MHFISEELEHYVAKHSENEPELLAKLNKETHQKILQPRMISGHFQGRVLSMLSKIIQPEHILEIGTYTGYATLCLAEGLAKNGTLDTIDNNEELYDFQKKYFDASEYKDQIFQHLGNALDIIPSLNKKFDLVFIDADKQNYINYFHAIVPMMNKGGIILSDNVLWSGKILDEIKSNDKSTLILLEYNKLLKEDPRVETVLLPIRDGLTVSRVV, translated from the coding sequence ATGCACTTTATTTCGGAAGAATTAGAACATTACGTAGCAAAGCATTCAGAAAACGAACCGGAGTTATTAGCAAAGCTCAATAAAGAAACACATCAGAAGATCTTGCAACCGCGAATGATCAGCGGGCATTTTCAGGGTAGAGTATTGAGCATGCTTTCTAAGATCATTCAACCTGAACACATTTTAGAAATAGGAACTTATACCGGTTATGCTACGCTTTGTCTCGCCGAAGGGTTGGCTAAGAACGGAACGTTGGATACTATTGATAACAATGAAGAATTGTATGATTTTCAAAAAAAATATTTTGATGCTTCGGAATACAAAGATCAAATCTTCCAACATTTAGGAAATGCACTGGATATCATTCCTTCGCTAAATAAAAAATTTGATCTGGTTTTCATTGATGCCGACAAGCAGAACTACATCAATTACTTCCATGCCATTGTACCTATGATGAACAAAGGCGGTATTATTCTCAGCGACAATGTTTTGTGGAGCGGTAAAATTCTTGACGAAATAAAGTCTAATGACAAATCTACTCTTATTCTTTTAGAATACAACAAACTACTGAAAGAAGACCCTCGGGTAGAAACAGTTTTACTTCCTATTCGTGACGGCTTAACTGTTAGTCGGGTAGTTTAA